The genomic region TGATCTGGCGGGCAACCGGTTAATGCACAATTTATAAATATAATATGATACAATAACTAAAATATTATATTTATTATGACCTCAAAAAGCGATTTTAATTGCCGCAAAAGATGGGGCCTGAACGGAAAGATCCAGCATTGACATGGAGGTTTTATGGCTGTAGAATACGACACTTCAAAGGCGAATTTACAAATGAGCTATCTGCTCCTGGACATGGGCACCGACCTGAAACTTATCCTGTTCCTGACGCTGGCCACGGCCGCGTTCATCTACACGCCACTGTTGAACGAAACGGTGATCAGGACGGTGCTGGGCCTGGCCATGCTGCTCTTCATCCCGGGCTATTCGGTCACGGCCCTGCTATATCCTGGAAAGGCAGTCATCGGCCATATGGAGCGGTTCGCGCTCTCCTTCGGGCTGAATATCATTCTGGTTCCGCTCATCATGCTGGGGCTGAACTACACGCCCTGGGGCATACACCTGGATCCCCTGGTGGTATGCCTGATGGCTCTCACCACATGGTGCACGCTGGTCGCCAACATGAGGCGGCACGGCCTTCCGAAGGAAGAGCGCTTCTCGGTCCCGTTCACGGAAGCCTGTGTGGAGGCGAAAGCCGGCCTCTTTAATGACCTGTCGGGCGGTGGCCGAGCCTTTACCATCATCATCGTTGTCTCCCTGGTGA from Methanocella sp. harbors:
- a CDS encoding DUF1616 domain-containing protein, with the translated sequence MAVEYDTSKANLQMSYLLLDMGTDLKLILFLTLATAAFIYTPLLNETVIRTVLGLAMLLFIPGYSVTALLYPGKAVIGHMERFALSFGLNIILVPLIMLGLNYTPWGIHLDPLVVCLMALTTWCTLVANMRRHGLPKEERFSVPFTEACVEAKAGLFNDLSGGGRAFTIIIVVSLVIMLGVIAYVLVVPKPGEPFTEFFILGQNGTADNYPVSFRPGEQKNVTVGVVNHENHGQAYDLVVTVIDSANSTTLLADRIFLADNQTWEQPVGLRPGHNGTNMKVDFLLYKDGNTTSPYRECYL